Proteins from a single region of Felis catus isolate Fca126 chromosome B4, F.catus_Fca126_mat1.0, whole genome shotgun sequence:
- the CHD4 gene encoding chromodomain-helicase-DNA-binding protein 4 isoform X7 produces MASGLGSPSPCSAGSEEEDMDALLNNSLPPPHPENEEDPEEDLSEAETPKLKKKKKPKKPRDPKIPKSKRQKKERMLLCRQLGDSSGEGPEFVEEEEEVALRSDSEGSDYTPGKKKKKKLGPKKEKKSKSKRKEEEEEDDDDDDSKEPKSSAQLLEDWGMEDIDHVFSEEDYRTLTNYKAFSQFVRPLIAAKNPKIAVSKMMMVLGAKWREFSTNNPFKGSSGASVAAAAAAAVAVVESMVTATEVAPPPPPVEVPIRKAKTKEGKGPNARRKPKGSPRVPDAKKPKPKKVAPLKIKLGGFGSKRKRSSSEDDDLDVESDFDDASINSYSVSDGSTSRSSRSRKKLRTTKKKKKDHQDYCEVCQQGGEIILCDTCPRAYHMVCLDPDMEKAPEGKWSCPHCEKEGIQWEAKEDNSEGEEILEEVGGDPEEEDDHHMEFCRVCKDGGELLCCDTCPSSYHIHCLNPPLPEIPNGEWLCPRCTCPALKGKVQKILIWKWGQPPSPTPVPRPPDADPNTPSPKPLEGRPERQFFVKWQGMSYWHCSWVSELQLELHCQVMFRNYQRKNDMDEPPSGDFGGDEEKSRKRKNKDPKFAEMEERFYRYGIKPEWMMIHRILNHSVDKKGHVHYLIKWRDLPYDQASWESEDVEIQDYDLFKQSYWNHRELMRGEEGRPGKKLKKVKLRKLERPPETPTVDPTVKYERQPEYLDATGGTLHPYQMEGLNWLRFSWAQGTDTILADEMGLGKTVQTAVFLYSLYKEGHSKGPFLVSAPLSTIINWEREFEMWAPDMYVVTYVGDKDSRAIIRENEFSFEDNAIRGGKKASRMKKEASVKFHVLLTSYELITIDMAILGSIDWACLIVDEAHRLKNNQSKFFRVLNGYSLQHKLLLTGTPLQNNLEELFHLLNFLTPERFHNLEGFLEEFADIAKEDQIKKLHDMLGPHMLRRLKADVFKNMPSKTELIVRVELSPMQKKYYKYILTRNFEALNARGGGNQVSLLNVVMDLKKCCNHPYLFPVAAMEAPKMPNGMYDGSALIRASGKLLLLQKMLKNLKEGGHRVLIFSQMTKMLDLLEDFLEHEGYKYERIDGGITGNMRQEAIDRFNAPGAQQFCFLLSTRAGGLGINLATADTVIIYDSDWNPHNDIQAFSRAHRIGQNKKVMIYRFVTRASVEERITQVAKKKMMLTHLVVRPGLGSKTGSMSKQELDDILKFGTEELFKDEATDGGGDNKEGEDSSVIHYDDKAIERLLDRNQDETEDTELQGMNEYLSSFKVAQYVVREEEMGEEEEVEREIIKQEESVDPDYWEKLLRHHYEQQQEDLARNLGKGKRIRKQVNYNDGSQEDRDWQDDQSDNQSDYSVASEEGDEDFDERSEAPRRPSRKGLRNDKDKPLPPLLARVGGNIEVLGFNARQRKAFLNAIMRYGMPPQDAFTTQWLVRDLRGKSEKEFKAYVSLFMRHLCEPGADGAETFADGVPREGLSRQHVLTRIGVMSLIRKKVQEFEHVNGRWSMPELAEVEENKKMSQPGSPSPKTPTPSTPGDTQPNTPAPAPPAEDGIKIEENSLKEEESAEGEKEVKSAAPEATVECTQPPAPASEDEKVLVEPPEGEEKVEKAEVKERTEEPMETEPKGVADVEKVEEKSAVDLTPIVVEDKEEKKEEEEKKEVMLQNGETPKDLNDEKQKKNIKQRFMFNIADGGFTELHSLWQNEERAATVTKKTYEIWHRRHDYWLLAGIINHGYARWQDIQNDPRYAILNEPFKGEMNRGNFLEIKNKFLARRFKLLEQALVIEEQLRRAAYLNMSEDPSHPSMALNTRFAEVECLAESHQHLSKESMAGNKPANAVLHKGILKQLEELLSDMKADVTRLPATIARIPPVAVRLQMSERNILSRLANRAPEPTPQQVAQQQ; encoded by the exons AAAATGAAGAGGACCCAGAAGAGGATTTGTCAGAAGCAGAGACTCCAAAgctcaagaagaagaaaaagcctaAGAAGCCTCGGGACCCTAAAATCCCTAAGAGCAAGCGCCAAAAAAAGGAG cGTATGCTCTTATGCCGGCAGCTGGGGGACAGCTCTGGGGAGGGGCCGGAGtttgtggaggaggaggaagaggtggctCTGCGCTCAGACAGTGAGGGCAGCGACTATACCCCtggcaagaagaagaagaagaagcttggacctaagaaagaaaagaagagcaaatccaagaggaaagaagaggaggaggaggatgacgatgatgatgattcAAAG GAACCTAAATCGTCCGCTCAGCTCCTGGAAGACTGGGGCATGGAAGACATTGACCATGTGTTCTCAGAGGAGGATTATCGCACCCTCACCAACTACAAGGCCTTTAGCCAGTTTGTCCG ACCCCTCATTGCTGCCAAAAACCCCAAGATTGCTGTCTCCAAGATGATGATGGTTTTGGGTGCAAAGTGGCGTGAGTTTAGCACCAACAACCCCTTCAAAGGCAGTTCTGGGGCATCAGTggcggcagcagcggcagcagcggtGGCTGTCGTGGAGAGCATGGTGACGGCCACTGAAGTTgcaccacctcctccccctgtGGAGGTGCCTATCCGCAAGGCCAAGACCAAGGAGGGCAAAG GTCCCAATGCTCGGAGGAAGCCCAAGGGCAGCCCTCGTGTACCTGATGCCAAGAAGCCTAAACCCAAGAAAGTAGCTCCCCTGAAAATCAAGCTGGGAGGTTTTGGTTCTAAGCGTAAGAGATCCTCG AGTGAGGATGATGACTTAGATGTGGAATCTGACTTCGATGATGCCAGTATCAATAGCTATTCTGTTTCTGATGGTTCTACCAGCCGTAGTAGCCGCAGCCGCAAGAAACTCCgaaccactaaaaagaagaagaaag ACCACCAGGACTATTGCGAGGTGTGCCAGCAAGGCGGTGAGATCATCCTGTGCGATACCTGTCCCCGAGCTTACCACATGGTCTGCCTGGATCCGGATATGGAGAAGGCTCCTGAGGGCAAGTGGAGCTGCCCACACTGC GAGAAGGAAGGCATCCAGTGGGAGGCTAAAGAGGACAATTCGGAGGGTGAGGAGATCCTGGAAGAGGTTGGAGGAGACCCTGAAGAGGAGGATGACCACCATATGGAATTCTGTCGTGTCTGTAAAGACGGTGGGGAGCTGCTCTGCTGTGACACTTGTCCTTCATCCTACCACATCCACTGTCTGAACCCCCCACTTCCAGAGATCCCTAATGGTGAATGGCTCTGTCCCCGTTGTACG TGTCCAGCTCTTAAGGGCAAAGTTCAGAAGATTCTAATCTGGAAGTGGGGTCAGCCACCATCTCCCACACCAGTGCCTCGGCCTCCAGATGCTGATCCCAATACTCCCTCCCCTAAGCCCCTGGAGGGGCGGCCAGAGCGGCAGTTCTTTGTGAAATGGCAAGGCATGTCTTATTGGCACTGCTCCTGGGTGTCTGAACTGCAG TTGGAGCTGCACTGTCAAGTGATGTTTCGAAACTACCAGCGGAAGAACGATATGGATGAACCACCGTCTGGGGACTTTGGTGGTGATGAAGAGAAGAGCCGAAAGCGCAAGAACAAAGACCCTAAGTTTGCAGAGATGGAGGAACGTTTCTATCGCTATGGGATAAAACCTGAGTGGATGATGATCCACCGAATTCTTAACCACAG TGTGGATAAGAAGGGCCATGTCCATTACTTGATCAAGTGGCGGGACTTACCCTATGATCAGGCATCCTGGGagagtgaggatgtggagatacAGGACTACGACCTGTTCAAGCAGAGCTATTGGAACCACAG GGAGTTAATGAGGGGTGAGGAAGGACGACCAGGCAAGAAGCTCAAGAAGGTGAAGCTGAGGAAGTTGGAGAGGCCTCCTGAAACTCCAACAGTTGAT CCAACAGTGAAGTATGAGCGACAGCCAGAGTACCTGGATGCTACAGGTGGAACCCTGCACCCCTATcagatggagggcttgaactggTTGCGCTTCTCCTGGGCTCAGGGCACCGACACCATCTTGGCTGATGAGATGGGCCTTGGGAAGACTGTCCAAACAGCAGTCTTCCTCTATTCTCTCTACAAGGAG GGTCATTCCAAAGGCCCCTTCCTAGTGAGTGCCCCTCTTTCTACCATCATCAACTGGGAGCGGGAGTTTGAAATGTGGGCTCCAGATATGTATGTGGTGACGTATGTGGGTGACAAAGACAGCCGTGCCATCATCCGAGAGAATGAGTTCTCTTTTGAAGACAACGCCATTCGTGGTGGCAAGAAAGCCTCTCGCATGAAG AAAGAGGCATCTGTGAAATTCCATGTGCTGCTGACGTCTTATGAGTTGATCACCATTGACATGGCTATCTTGGGTTCCATTGATTGGGCATGCCTCATTGTGGATGAAGCACATCGGCTCAAGAACAATCAGTCAAAG TTCTTCCGGGTCTTAAATGGTTACTCACTTCAACACAAACTGTTGCTGACCGGGACTCCATTACAAAACAATCTAGAAGAGTTGTTTCATCTCCTCAACTTTCTCACCCCAGAGAGGTTCCA caATTTGGAAGGCTTTTTGGAGGAGTTTGCAGACATTGCCAAGGAAGACCAGATTAAAAAACTGCACGATATGCTGGGCCCTCACATGTTGCGGCGGCTCAAAGCTGACGTGTTCAAAAATATGCCATCCAAGACAGAACTGATTGTGCGTGTGGAGCTGAGCCCCATGCAGAA GAAATACTACAAGTACATCCTCACTCGAAATTTTGAAGCACTCAATGCTCGAGGGGGTGGCAACCAGGTCTCTCTGCTGAATGTGGTGATGGATCTTAAGAAGTGCTGCAACCACCCATATCTTTTCCCTGTGGCTGCGATG GAAGCCCCTAAAATGCCCAATGGCATGTATGATGGCAGTGCTCTAATCCGAGCATCTGGAAAATTATTGCTGCTACAGAAGATGCTTAAGAACCTTAAGGAGGGTGGGCACCGTGTACTCATCTTCTCTCAG ATGACCAAGATGCTGGACTTGTTGGAGGATTTCTTGGAACATGAAGGTTATAAGTATGAACGTATTGATGGTGGGATAACTGGGAACATGCGACAAGAGGCCATTGACCGCTTCAATG CACCGGGTGCTCAACAGTTCTGCTTCTTGCTTTCTACTCGAGCTGGGGGCCTTGGAATCAATCTGGCCACTGCTGACACAGTTATTATCTATGACTCTGACTGGAACCCCCATAATGACATCCAG GCTTTTAGTAGAGCTCACCGTATCGGGCAGAATAAGAAGGTGATGATATATCGGTTTGTGACCCGTGCGTCAGTGGAGGAGCGCATCACGCAGGTGGCAAAGAAGAAGATGATGCTGACGCATCTAGTGGTTCGGCCTGGGCTGGGCTCCAAGACTGGATCCATGTCCAAACAGGAGCTTGATGACATCCTCAAGTTTGGCACTGAAGAACTATTTAAGGATGAAGCCACAGATGGAG GAGGAGACAACAAAGAGGGAGAAGATAGCAGTGTTATCCACTATGATGATAAGGCCATTGAGCGACTTCTGGACCGTAACCAGGATgagacagaagacacagaattgcaGGGCATGAATGAATATTTGAGCTCATTCAAAGTGGCTCAGTACGTGGTGCGGGAAGAAGAGATGGGG gaggaagaggaggtagAACGAGAAAtcataaaacaggaagaaagtgTGGATCCTGACTACTGGGAGAAATTGCTGCGGCACCATTATGAGCAGCAGCAAGAAGATCTAGCCCGAAATCtgggcaaaggaaaaagaatccgTAAACAGGTCAACTACAATGATGGCTCCCAGGAGGACCGAG atTGGCAGGACGACCAGTCCGACAACCAGTCCGATTATTCAGTGGCCTCAGAGGAAGGTGATGAAGACTTTGATGAACGCTCAGAAG CTCCCCGCAGGCCCAGTCGCAAGGGCCTGCGGAATGATAAAGATAAGCCATTGCCTCCTCTGTTGGCCCGTGTTGGTGGGAATATTGAA GTACTTGGCTTTAATGCTCGTCAGCGAAAAGCCTTTCTTAATGCAATTATGCGATATGGGATGCCACCTCAGGATGCTTTTACCACCCAGTGGCTTGTGAGAGATCTGCGAGGCAAATCAGAGAAAGAGTTCAA GGcttatgtgtctctttttatgcgACATTTATGTGAGCCGGGGGCAGATGGGGCTGAGACCTTTGCTGATGGTGTCCCCCGAGAAGGCCTGTCTCGCCAGCATGTCCTTACTAGAATTGGTGTCATGTCCTTGATTCGAAAGAAG GTTCAGGAGTTTGAACATGTCAATGGGCGCTGGAGCATGCCTGAACTTGCTGAAGTAGAGGAGAACAAGAAAATGTCCCAGCCAGGGTCACCTTCCCCAAAGACTCCCACACCCTCCACTCCAGGGGACACACAACCCAATACCCCTGCACCTGCCCCACCTGCTG AGGATGggataaaaatagaagagaatagcCTCAAAGAAGAAGAGAgtgcagaaggagaaaaggaggttAAATCTGCAGCCCCAGAGGCCACTGTCGAG TGTACAcaaccccctgcccctgcctcagaGGATGAAAAAGTCCTTGTTGAACCTCccgagggagaggagaaagtggaaaaggcagaggtgaaggagagaacagaggaacCGATGGAGACAGAGCCCAAAG GTGTTGCTGACGTGGAGAAGGTAGAGGAGAAGTCAGCAGTAGATCTGACTCCCATTGTGGTAGAGGACAAAG aagagaagaaagaagaagaagagaaaaaagaggtgaTGCTTCAGAATGGAGAGACCCCCAAGGACCTGAATGAcgagaagcagaaaaaaaatattaaacagcgATTTATGTTCAACATCGCAGATGGTGGTTTTACTG AGTTGCACTCCCTTTGGCAGAATGAGGAGCGGGCAGCCACAGTCACCAAGAAGACTTATGAGATCTGGCATCGGCGACATGACTACTGGCTGCTGGCTGGCATCATAAA CCATGGCTATGCTCGGTGGCAGGACATCCAGAATGACCCACGCTATGCCATCCTCAATGAACCTTTCAAGGGTGAAATGAATCGTGGCAATTTCTTAGAGATCAAGAATAAATTTCTAGCCCGAAGGTTCAAG CTCTTAGAACAAGCCCTGGTGATTGAGGAACAGCTGCGCCGGGCAGCTTACCTGAACATGTCCGAGGACCCTTCTCACCCTTCCATGGCCCTAAACACCCGCTTTGCTGAGGTGGAGTGTTTGGCGGAGAGTCATCAGCACCTGTCTAAGGAGTCAATGGCAGGAAACAAGCCAGCCAATGCAGTCCTGCACAAAGGTA TTCTGAAACAGCTAGAAGAACTGCTGAGTGACATGAAAGCCGATGTGACTCGACTCCCAGCTACTATAGCCCGAATTCCCCCAGTTGCTGTGAGGCTACAGATGTCAGAGCGTAACATTCTCAGCCGCCTGGCAAACCGAGCACCCGAACCTACTCCACAGCAG GTAGCCCAGCAGCAGTGA